A single genomic interval of Mangifera indica cultivar Alphonso chromosome 5, CATAS_Mindica_2.1, whole genome shotgun sequence harbors:
- the LOC123217016 gene encoding uncharacterized protein LOC123217016 isoform X1, protein MGDHEGWTEPPSGLLLNGLLPNEAASVIRVLDSERWLKAEERTAELIACIKPNSFSEERRSAVADYVQRLIVKCFPCEVFPFGSVPLKTYLPDGDIDLTAFSVQNLKDTWAHQVRDKLEKEEKNEHAEFHVKEVQYIQAEVKIIKCLVENIVVDISFSQLGGLCTLCFLEEVDRLINHNHLFKRSIILIKAWCYYESRILGAHHGLISTYALETLVLYIFHVFNNSFSGPLEVLYRFLEFFSKFDWDNFCLSLWGPVPISSLPDVTAEPPRKDGRVLVLSKLFLDACTRFGVYPVGQENPSQPFVSKHFNVIDPLRVNNNLGRSVSKGNFFRIRSAFAFGAKRLARLLDCPKEDLLYGVNQFFMNTWDRHGSGHRPDAPRNDLWRLRLSNPDHQVDSENLHANPNSSGKRNEVSSGHETQVDRSQESFGASSQLGNHPSESTSKSSHVSTASHTQIQRSYSHLNSTRTSDQIRRESNSNQKLQNGKGLRSFKPDNLASDSKGRYLFARTRSSPELTDTYGEVSNQGRHSKASESGKSQLASLRLDNSQRKNLESDILVSHDIRSSTDDPSSASHTSSHQSLDVPADSNSVLNSYTDDLVMGAMGEEFSSGVDTGGMQQEEQDLVNMMANTANNFNGQVHFPLNMGSSNLTLPFPPVLAPMGYYQRNLSGMFPNLPLIETQSGANMQYPQSLVPSHMTHYFPGFGLASNPEDSHELGNESFGPSDLNLGEAEQDHWHQQDRGSPGGFDLDNGNFEILQSDDKQQSTSAGYNFFPSSRIGGSGNSRRTSPKSTKDTRGSTREDHVDSFHYQDNRGNEVHFDDKSASSRSMPASHTSSLRSKTNSESSWEGSSVKVSKLVKEKWGRKTAPTVAYGKGKTVSESSSVQADEDSRDWSRPPTMGTEMADRTTGPQSAGPLHVSRHQIEGLEEAQTSGSDSIIPIGPMLSGPDSQHRAMDNSGVVPPYTFYPTGPPVPLFFTMLPVPFCNYQTETGTADASTSHFSGDEGLGNSDSGQNFDLSEGIDQSEVSSTSNSMSRSDSVEPSEHKSDILNSDFLSHWQNLQYGRFCQNPQLSPPLIYSSPFMVPPAYLQGRVPWDGPGRPLSANMNLLTQLMGFGSRLVPVAPVHSSSNRPAGVYQSYMDEMPRYRAGTGTYLPNPKVSPRDRHSSSTRRGNYSHDRGDHHGEREGNWNANSKSRASGRGHNRSQADKPSSRPDQLSTSESRADRPWGSHRHDNFHSYHSQNGPFRPNSAQGSSVNVAYGMYPLSAMNPNGGSLNGPTIPPVVMLYPYDHNAAYGSAEQLEFGSLGPVGLSSPDQVSQTSEGSRSSGIYEEQRFHGTSG, encoded by the exons ATGGGAGATCATGAAGGGTGGACGGAGCCACCAAGTGGGCTATTATTAAATGGTTTATTGCCCAATGAGGCCGCTTCAGTCATCCGAGTTCTTGACTCCGAACGATGGTTGAAGGCGGAGGAGAGAACTGCAGAACTTATTGCCTGCATTAAGCCCAACTCTTTTTCTGAAGAGCGCCGGAGTGCCGTTGCAGACTATGTGCAGCGCCTTATAGTCAAATGTTTCCCTTGTGAG GTTTTTCCTTTTGGGTCTGTTCCCCTCAAGACGTATTTGCCTGATGGGGACATTGACTTAACAGCTTTCAGTGTTCAAAATTTAAAGGATACATGGGCACATCAGGTGCGTGATAAGTTGGAGAAGGAGGAGAAAAATGAGCATGCTGAATTCCATGTGAAGGAAGTCCAGTACATTCAGGCAGAA gtaaaaataataaagtgtcTGGTGGAAAATATTGTGGTAGACATATCGTTTAGCCAGCTTGGAGGGTTATGCACCCTTTGTTTCCTTGAAGAG GTTGATCGTTTGATAAATCACAATCATCTATTCAAGCGTAGCATTATATTGATTAAAGCTTGGTGTTACTATGAGAGCCGTATATTGGGTGCTCACCATGGACTCATATCAACTTATGCACTGGAGACCTTGGTTCTTTACATATTTCATGTTTTCAACAATTCTTTTTCTGGACCACTTGAG GTCCTTTACCGTTTTCTAGAATTCTTTAGTAAGTTTGACTGGGACAACTTTTGTCTTAGCCTCTGGGGTCCTGTACCCATCAGTTCACTTCCTGATGTAACtg CAGAACCACCTCGAAAAGATGGCAGAGTGTTAGTGCTTAGCAAATTATTTCTTGATGCGTGTACCAGATTTGGTGTTTATCCTGTTGGGCAAGAAAATCCAAGTCAACCTTTTgtttcaaaacattttaatgTGATTGATCCTTTGCGTGTAAACAATAACCTTGGACGCAGTGTTAGTAAAG GTAACTTCTTTAGGATACGTAGTGCATTTGCATTTGGGGCTAAAAGGTTGGCAAGATTACTTGATTGCCCCAAAGAGGATTTACTTTATGGggtaaatcaattttttatgaatacTTGGGACAGACATGGTAGTGGCCATCGCCCTGATGCACCAAGGAATGACTTGTGGCGCTTGAGGTTATCAAATCCAGACCATCAAGTTGATTCTGAGAATCTTCATGCCAATCCAAATTCCAGCGGTAAAAGAAATGAGGTTTCCTCTGGCCATGAGACTCAAGTGGACAGGTCACAAGAATCTTTTGGTGCTTCCTCTCAGCTTGGTAATCATCCTTCTGAAAGCACTTCTAAAAGCAGTCATGTCTCTACAGCTTCTCATACccagatccaaaggagttataGCCACTTGAACAGCACCAGGACCTCTGATCAGATCAGGCGGGAAAGCAATTCCAACCAGAAATTGCAGAATGGTAAAGGTCTCAGAAGTTTTAAGCCTGATAACTTGGCTAGTGACTCAAAAGGTAGGTATCTTTTTGCAAGGACGCGCTCTAGCCCTGAGCTTACGGACACATATGGTGAAGTTTCTAATCAAGGAAGACATAGCAAAGCCTCTGAAAGTGGAAAAAGCCAACTTGCTTCGTTAAGGCTGGACAATAGTCAGAGAAAGAACTTGGAATCTGATATTTTGGTGAGTCATGACATCAGATCTTCAACTGATGATCCATCATCTGCTAGTCACACTTCATCCCATCAAAGTCTTGATGTGCCTGCTGATTCAAACAGTGTGTTGAATAGTTACACTGATGATTTAGTGATGGGTGCCATGGGCGAAGAGTTTTCTTCGGGTGTGGACACAGGAGGGATGCAACAGGAAGAGCAAGATCTTGTGAACATGATGGCAAACACTGCTAATAATTTTAATGGACAGGTCCATTTTCCACTGAATATGGGTTCTAGTAACCTAACTCTTCCATTCCCTCCTGTTCTAGCTCCAATGGGATATTATCAGAGAAATTTAAGTGGAATGTTCCCCAATCTTCCCTTGATTGAGACTCAATCAGGTGCAAATATGCAATATCCCCAAAGTTTGGTCCCTTCACACATGACCCATTATTTTCCTGGCTTTGGATTGGCCTCAAATCCAGAAGATTCACATGAACTTGGTAATGAAAGCTTTGGTCCATCAGATTTGAACCTTGGGGAAGCTGAGCAGGATCATTGGCATCAGCAGGATCGGGGTTCCCCTGGTGGATTCGATCTCGATAATGGAAACTTTGAGATTCTTCAGTCAGATGATAAGCAACAATCAACTTCTGCTGGTTATAACTTTTTCCCTTCATCTCGAATAGGTGGCTCTGGCAATTCTAGAAGAACTTCACCTAAATCCACTAAGGACACTCGAGGGTCAACAAGGGAAGATCATGTTGATTCGTTCCATTATCAAGATAATAGAGGTAATGAGGTTCACTTTGATGATAAATCTGCAAGTTCAAGGTCTATGCCTGCTTCACATACAAGTTCTCTAAGAAGCAAAACCAATTCTGAGAGTTCTTGGGAAGGATCATCAGTAAAGGtttcaaaattagttaaagAAAAATGGGGTCGGAAAACAGCTCCTACTGTTGCTTATGGAAAAGGTAAGACTGTGTCTGAATCTTCATCTGTTCAGGCTGATGAAGATAGCAGAGATTGGAGTCGTCCACCAACCATGGGCACTGAAATGGCAGATAGAACCACAGGACCTCAATCTGCTGGTCCTTTGCATGTTTCAAGGCATCAAATAGAAGGATTGGAAGAAGCTCAAACAAGTGGATCAGATTCTATTATTCCCATTGGTCCAATGCTCTCTGGTCCAGATTCTCAGCATAGAGCTATGGACAATTCGGGGGTGGTTCCTCCCTACACATTCTATCCCACTGGGCCACCAGTTCCCCTTTTTTTTACAATGCTTCCAGTTCCATTTTGCAACTACCAAACTGAGACCGGAACTGCTGATGCATCAACGAGTCATTTTAGTGGGGATGAGGGACTGGGTAATAGTGATTCTGGTCAAAACTTTGATTTGTCTGAGGGAATTGACCAGTCTGAGGTGTCAAGTACTTCTAACTCTATGAGTAGGTCTGATTCTGTTGAGCCATCAGAGCACAAGTCTGACATTCTTAACAGTGACTTTCTTAGCCATTGGCAAAATTTACAATATGGTCGGTTTTGCCAAAATCCTCAGCTATCTCCACCTCTCATTTATTCTTCACCTTTTATGGTGCCACCTGCCTATTTACAAGGCAGAGTGCCATGGGATGGTCCTGGGAGACCCCTTTCAGCCAACATGAATCTTTTAACTCAGCTTATGGGTTTTGGGTCTCGCCTTGTTCCTGTTGCTCCTGTTCATTCTTCTTCTAATAGGCCTGCTGGTGTATACCAAAGTTATATGGATGAAATGCCAAGATATCGTGCTGGGACTGGGACCTACCTGCCAAATCCT AAGGTTTCTCCAAGAGACCGGCATTCCTCGAGTACCAGAAGGGGGAATTATAGCCATGACCGAGGTGACCACCATGGTGAAAGAGAAGGAAACTGGAATGCCAATTCCAAGTCACGAGCTTCTGGGCGTGGCCATAATCGTAGCCAAGCTGATAAACCAAGCTCAAGGCCAGACCAGTTATCTACAAGTGAGAGTCGAGCTGACAGGCCTTGGGGTTCACATAGACATGATAACTTCCATTCATACCACTCTCAGAATGGTCCATTTCGCCCAAATTCTGCACAGGGTAGCTCTGTCAATGTTGCATATGGCATGTATCCACTCTCAGCCATGAACCCCAATGGGGGGTCACTGAATGGACCTACCATTCCGCCTGTTGTCATGCTGTATCCTTATGATCATAATGCTGCATATGGTTCTGCTGAACAGCTTGAGTTTGGGTCTCTTGGACCTGTGGGTCTCTCAAGTCCTGATCAAGTATCACAGACTAGTGAGGGAAGTAGATCAAGTGGGATTTATGAAGAACAGAGGTTTCATGGAACCTCAGGTTAA
- the LOC123217016 gene encoding uncharacterized protein LOC123217016 isoform X2: protein MGDHEGWTEPPSGLLLNGLLPNEAASVIRVLDSERWLKAEERTAELIACIKPNSFSEERRSAVADYVQRLIVKCFPCEVFPFGSVPLKTYLPDGDIDLTAFSVQNLKDTWAHQVRDKLEKEEKNEHAEFHVKEVQYIQAEVKIIKCLVENIVVDISFSQLGGLCTLCFLEEVDRLINHNHLFKRSIILIKAWCYYESRILGAHHGLISTYALETLVLYIFHVFNNSFSGPLEVLYRFLEFFSKFDWDNFCLSLWGPVPISSLPDVTAEPPRKDGRVLVLSKLFLDACTRFGVYPVGQENPSQPFVSKHFNVIDPLRVNNNLGRSVSKGNFFRIRSAFAFGAKRLARLLDCPKEDLLYGVNQFFMNTWDRHGSGHRPDAPRNDLWRLRLSNPDHQVDSENLHANPNSSGKRNEVSSGHETQVDRSQESFGASSQLGNHPSESTSKSSHVSTASHTQIQRSYSHLNSTRTSDQIRRESNSNQKLQNGKGLRSFKPDNLASDSKGRYLFARTRSSPELTDTYGEVSNQGRHSKASESGKSQLASLRLDNSQRKNLESDILVSHDIRSSTDDPSSASHTSSHQSLDVPADSNSVLNSYTDDLVMGAMGEEFSSGVDTGGMQQEEQDLVNMMANTANNFNGQVHFPLNMGSSNLTLPFPPVLAPMGYYQRNLSGMFPNLPLIETQSGANMQYPQSLVPSHMTHYFPGFGLASNPEDSHELGNESFGPSDLNLGEAEQDHWHQQDRGSPGGFDLDNGNFEILQSDDKQQSTSAGYNFFPSSRIGGSGNSRRTSPKSTKDTRGSTREDHVDSFHYQDNRGNEVHFDDKSASSRSMPASHTSSLRSKTNSESSWEGSSVKVSKLVKEKWGRKTAPTVAYGKGKTVSESSSVQADEDSRDWSRPPTMGTEMADRTTGPQSAGPLHVSRHQIEGLEEAQTSGSDSIIPIGPMLSGPDSQHRAMDNSGVVPPYTFYPTGPPVPLFFTMLPVPFCNYQTETGTADASTSHFSGDEGLGNSDSGQNFDLSEGIDQSEVSSTSNSMSRSDSVEPSEHKSDILNSDFLSHWQNLQYGRFCQNPQLSPPLIYSSPFMVPPAYLQGRVPWDGPGRPLSANMNLLTQLMGFGSRLVPVAPVHSSSNRPAGVYQSYMDEMPRYRAGTGTYLPNPVSPRDRHSSSTRRGNYSHDRGDHHGEREGNWNANSKSRASGRGHNRSQADKPSSRPDQLSTSESRADRPWGSHRHDNFHSYHSQNGPFRPNSAQGSSVNVAYGMYPLSAMNPNGGSLNGPTIPPVVMLYPYDHNAAYGSAEQLEFGSLGPVGLSSPDQVSQTSEGSRSSGIYEEQRFHGTSG, encoded by the exons ATGGGAGATCATGAAGGGTGGACGGAGCCACCAAGTGGGCTATTATTAAATGGTTTATTGCCCAATGAGGCCGCTTCAGTCATCCGAGTTCTTGACTCCGAACGATGGTTGAAGGCGGAGGAGAGAACTGCAGAACTTATTGCCTGCATTAAGCCCAACTCTTTTTCTGAAGAGCGCCGGAGTGCCGTTGCAGACTATGTGCAGCGCCTTATAGTCAAATGTTTCCCTTGTGAG GTTTTTCCTTTTGGGTCTGTTCCCCTCAAGACGTATTTGCCTGATGGGGACATTGACTTAACAGCTTTCAGTGTTCAAAATTTAAAGGATACATGGGCACATCAGGTGCGTGATAAGTTGGAGAAGGAGGAGAAAAATGAGCATGCTGAATTCCATGTGAAGGAAGTCCAGTACATTCAGGCAGAA gtaaaaataataaagtgtcTGGTGGAAAATATTGTGGTAGACATATCGTTTAGCCAGCTTGGAGGGTTATGCACCCTTTGTTTCCTTGAAGAG GTTGATCGTTTGATAAATCACAATCATCTATTCAAGCGTAGCATTATATTGATTAAAGCTTGGTGTTACTATGAGAGCCGTATATTGGGTGCTCACCATGGACTCATATCAACTTATGCACTGGAGACCTTGGTTCTTTACATATTTCATGTTTTCAACAATTCTTTTTCTGGACCACTTGAG GTCCTTTACCGTTTTCTAGAATTCTTTAGTAAGTTTGACTGGGACAACTTTTGTCTTAGCCTCTGGGGTCCTGTACCCATCAGTTCACTTCCTGATGTAACtg CAGAACCACCTCGAAAAGATGGCAGAGTGTTAGTGCTTAGCAAATTATTTCTTGATGCGTGTACCAGATTTGGTGTTTATCCTGTTGGGCAAGAAAATCCAAGTCAACCTTTTgtttcaaaacattttaatgTGATTGATCCTTTGCGTGTAAACAATAACCTTGGACGCAGTGTTAGTAAAG GTAACTTCTTTAGGATACGTAGTGCATTTGCATTTGGGGCTAAAAGGTTGGCAAGATTACTTGATTGCCCCAAAGAGGATTTACTTTATGGggtaaatcaattttttatgaatacTTGGGACAGACATGGTAGTGGCCATCGCCCTGATGCACCAAGGAATGACTTGTGGCGCTTGAGGTTATCAAATCCAGACCATCAAGTTGATTCTGAGAATCTTCATGCCAATCCAAATTCCAGCGGTAAAAGAAATGAGGTTTCCTCTGGCCATGAGACTCAAGTGGACAGGTCACAAGAATCTTTTGGTGCTTCCTCTCAGCTTGGTAATCATCCTTCTGAAAGCACTTCTAAAAGCAGTCATGTCTCTACAGCTTCTCATACccagatccaaaggagttataGCCACTTGAACAGCACCAGGACCTCTGATCAGATCAGGCGGGAAAGCAATTCCAACCAGAAATTGCAGAATGGTAAAGGTCTCAGAAGTTTTAAGCCTGATAACTTGGCTAGTGACTCAAAAGGTAGGTATCTTTTTGCAAGGACGCGCTCTAGCCCTGAGCTTACGGACACATATGGTGAAGTTTCTAATCAAGGAAGACATAGCAAAGCCTCTGAAAGTGGAAAAAGCCAACTTGCTTCGTTAAGGCTGGACAATAGTCAGAGAAAGAACTTGGAATCTGATATTTTGGTGAGTCATGACATCAGATCTTCAACTGATGATCCATCATCTGCTAGTCACACTTCATCCCATCAAAGTCTTGATGTGCCTGCTGATTCAAACAGTGTGTTGAATAGTTACACTGATGATTTAGTGATGGGTGCCATGGGCGAAGAGTTTTCTTCGGGTGTGGACACAGGAGGGATGCAACAGGAAGAGCAAGATCTTGTGAACATGATGGCAAACACTGCTAATAATTTTAATGGACAGGTCCATTTTCCACTGAATATGGGTTCTAGTAACCTAACTCTTCCATTCCCTCCTGTTCTAGCTCCAATGGGATATTATCAGAGAAATTTAAGTGGAATGTTCCCCAATCTTCCCTTGATTGAGACTCAATCAGGTGCAAATATGCAATATCCCCAAAGTTTGGTCCCTTCACACATGACCCATTATTTTCCTGGCTTTGGATTGGCCTCAAATCCAGAAGATTCACATGAACTTGGTAATGAAAGCTTTGGTCCATCAGATTTGAACCTTGGGGAAGCTGAGCAGGATCATTGGCATCAGCAGGATCGGGGTTCCCCTGGTGGATTCGATCTCGATAATGGAAACTTTGAGATTCTTCAGTCAGATGATAAGCAACAATCAACTTCTGCTGGTTATAACTTTTTCCCTTCATCTCGAATAGGTGGCTCTGGCAATTCTAGAAGAACTTCACCTAAATCCACTAAGGACACTCGAGGGTCAACAAGGGAAGATCATGTTGATTCGTTCCATTATCAAGATAATAGAGGTAATGAGGTTCACTTTGATGATAAATCTGCAAGTTCAAGGTCTATGCCTGCTTCACATACAAGTTCTCTAAGAAGCAAAACCAATTCTGAGAGTTCTTGGGAAGGATCATCAGTAAAGGtttcaaaattagttaaagAAAAATGGGGTCGGAAAACAGCTCCTACTGTTGCTTATGGAAAAGGTAAGACTGTGTCTGAATCTTCATCTGTTCAGGCTGATGAAGATAGCAGAGATTGGAGTCGTCCACCAACCATGGGCACTGAAATGGCAGATAGAACCACAGGACCTCAATCTGCTGGTCCTTTGCATGTTTCAAGGCATCAAATAGAAGGATTGGAAGAAGCTCAAACAAGTGGATCAGATTCTATTATTCCCATTGGTCCAATGCTCTCTGGTCCAGATTCTCAGCATAGAGCTATGGACAATTCGGGGGTGGTTCCTCCCTACACATTCTATCCCACTGGGCCACCAGTTCCCCTTTTTTTTACAATGCTTCCAGTTCCATTTTGCAACTACCAAACTGAGACCGGAACTGCTGATGCATCAACGAGTCATTTTAGTGGGGATGAGGGACTGGGTAATAGTGATTCTGGTCAAAACTTTGATTTGTCTGAGGGAATTGACCAGTCTGAGGTGTCAAGTACTTCTAACTCTATGAGTAGGTCTGATTCTGTTGAGCCATCAGAGCACAAGTCTGACATTCTTAACAGTGACTTTCTTAGCCATTGGCAAAATTTACAATATGGTCGGTTTTGCCAAAATCCTCAGCTATCTCCACCTCTCATTTATTCTTCACCTTTTATGGTGCCACCTGCCTATTTACAAGGCAGAGTGCCATGGGATGGTCCTGGGAGACCCCTTTCAGCCAACATGAATCTTTTAACTCAGCTTATGGGTTTTGGGTCTCGCCTTGTTCCTGTTGCTCCTGTTCATTCTTCTTCTAATAGGCCTGCTGGTGTATACCAAAGTTATATGGATGAAATGCCAAGATATCGTGCTGGGACTGGGACCTACCTGCCAAATCCT GTTTCTCCAAGAGACCGGCATTCCTCGAGTACCAGAAGGGGGAATTATAGCCATGACCGAGGTGACCACCATGGTGAAAGAGAAGGAAACTGGAATGCCAATTCCAAGTCACGAGCTTCTGGGCGTGGCCATAATCGTAGCCAAGCTGATAAACCAAGCTCAAGGCCAGACCAGTTATCTACAAGTGAGAGTCGAGCTGACAGGCCTTGGGGTTCACATAGACATGATAACTTCCATTCATACCACTCTCAGAATGGTCCATTTCGCCCAAATTCTGCACAGGGTAGCTCTGTCAATGTTGCATATGGCATGTATCCACTCTCAGCCATGAACCCCAATGGGGGGTCACTGAATGGACCTACCATTCCGCCTGTTGTCATGCTGTATCCTTATGATCATAATGCTGCATATGGTTCTGCTGAACAGCTTGAGTTTGGGTCTCTTGGACCTGTGGGTCTCTCAAGTCCTGATCAAGTATCACAGACTAGTGAGGGAAGTAGATCAAGTGGGATTTATGAAGAACAGAGGTTTCATGGAACCTCAGGTTAA
- the LOC123215733 gene encoding zinc finger CCCH domain-containing protein 1-like has protein sequence MADSGEAQPSEQVCNFFRKPSKNKNIRKRTIDEEEEEDSKTESSVLQNLKKAPKSDGKLYFSTGSSKSVRSTESNVAETDKAIFQYESSKEIQVHHDSKATATLETETEFSRDARALREKVLKRSEEALKGKVSGDEKLYKGIQGYVDHKAGFRREHTISSEKAGGSHGPLRASAHIRVSARFDYQPDICKDYKETGYCGYGDSCKFMHDRGDYKSGWQMEKEWEEAEKARKRNLAMGGNDVDEGDDVPSEEDDDDTLPFACFICRQPFVDPVMTKCKHYFCEHCALKHHAKNKKCFVCNQPTLGLFNTAHEIRKKIAEEGRK, from the exons atggCCGATTCAG GCGAAGCTCAACCGTCCGAACAAG TTTGCAATTTCTTTAGAAAGCcatcaaagaataagaacattAGAAAAAGAACTATagatgaagaggaagaggaagattCTAAGACGGAGAGTTCAGTGTTACAGAACCTCAAAAAGGCACCCAAGTCTGATGGGAAGCTATATTTTTCAACTGGGTCCTCCAAGAGCGTTAGGTCCACCGAATCAAATGTTGCAGAAACTGATAAGGCAATTTTTCAGTATGAGTCTTCAAAGGAAATTCAAGTACATCACGACAGCAAAGCAACAGCAACTCTTGAAACTGAGACTGAGTTCTCAAGAGACGCACGCGCTCTTCGTGAGAAAGTCCTTAAGCGATCAGAAGAGGCTTTGAAGGGAAAAGTTTCAGGTGATGAGAAATTGTATAAAGGGATTCAAGGATATGTTGACCATAAGGCTGGGTTCCGAAGAGAGCATACTATTTCAAGTGAGAAAGCTGGGGGTTCACATGGGCCTCTTAGAGCTTCTGCTCATATAAGGGTATCTGCAAGGTTTGATTATCAGCCAGACATATGCAAAGATTACAAAGAGACTGGTTACTGTGGGTATGGTGATTCATGTAAGTTTATGCATGATCGAGGGGATTACAAGTCTGGGTGGCAGATGGAAAAGGAGTGGGAGGAAGCAGAGAAGGCAAGGAAGAGAAATTTGGCTATGGGAGGGAATGATGTGGACGAAGGTGATGACGTTCCaagtgaagaagatgatgatgacacATTGCCCTTTGCTTGTTTCATTTGTAGACAGCCTTTTGTGGATCCTGTTATGACTAAATGCAAGCACTACTTCTGTGAGCATTGTGCCTTAAAG CATCATGCAAAGAACAAGAAGTGCTTTGTATGCAACCAACCTACACTTGGCCTTTTCAACACAGCTCATGAGATACGCAAAAAGATTGCTGAAGAGGGTAGAAAATAA